In Zonotrichia albicollis isolate bZonAlb1 chromosome 11, bZonAlb1.hap1, whole genome shotgun sequence, a single genomic region encodes these proteins:
- the ISL2 gene encoding insulin gene enhancer protein ISL-2 yields the protein MVDILLPRPLPGAMGEPSKRRPGLALCAGCGGRIQDPFLLRVSPDLEWHVACLKCAECGQPLDETCTCFLRDGKAYCKRDYSRLFGIKCAQCRAAFSSSDLVMRARDHVYHLECFRCAACGRQLLPGDQFCLRERDLLCRADHGPPPDGTAARGPRSPALPPAAAAHLAEPVPGRPPAPRPPAHKAAEKTTRVRTVLNEKQLHTLRTCYAANPRPDALMKEQLVEMTGLSPRVIRVWFQNKRCKDKKKSILMKQLQQQQHSDKTSLQGLTGTPLVAGSPIRHESAVQGTAVEVQTYQPPWKALSEFALQSDLEQPAAFQQLVSFSESGSLGTSSGSDVTSLSSQLPDTPNSMVPSPAET from the exons ATGGTGGACATCCTCCTcccgcggccgctcccgggCGCCATGGGGGAGCCCTCCAAGA GGCGGCCGGGGCTGGCCCTGTGCGCGGGCTGCGGGGGCCGCATCCAGGACCCCTTCCTGCTGCGGGTGTCGCCGGACCTGGAGTGGCACGTCGCCTGCCTCAAGTGCGCCGAGTGCGGGCAGCCCCTGGACGAGACCTGCACATGCTTCCTGCGCGACGGCAAGGCCTACTGCAAACGGGATTACAGCAG GCTCTTCGGCATCAAGTGCGCCCAGTGCCGGGCGGCGTTCAGCAGCAGCGACCTGGTGATGCGCGCCCGCGACCACGTCTACCACCTGGAGTGCTTCCGCTGCGCCGCCTGCGGCCGCCAGCTCCTGCCCGGCGACCAGTTCTGCCTGCGGGAGCGCGACCTGCTCTGCCGCGCCGACCACGGGCCGCCCCCCGACGGCACCGCCGCCCGCGGACCGCGCAGCCCCGCGCTGCCGCCGGCCGCCGCCGCGCACCTCGCAG AGCCGGTGCCCGGGCGgccgcccgccccgcggccgccgGCGCACAAGGCGGCGGAGAAGACCACCCGCGTGCGGACGGTGCTGAACGAGAAGCAGCTGCACACGCTGCGGACCTGCTACGCCGCCAACCCGCGCCCCGACGCCCTGATGAAGGAGCAGCTCGTGGAAATGACGGGGCTCAGTCCCCGCGTCATCCGCGTCTGGTTCCAGAACAAGCGCTGCAAGGACAAGAAAAAGTCCATTCTCAtgaagcagctccagcagcagcagcacagcgaCAAGACG AGCCTGCAGGGCCTCACCGGGACTCCGCTCGTGGCCGGCAGCCCCATCCGCCACGAGAGCGCCGTGCAGGGCACCGCCGTGGAGGTCCAGACCTACCAGCCGCCCTGGAAGGCGCTCAGCGAGTTCGCCCTGCAGAGCGACCTGGAGCAGCCCGCCGCCTTCCAGCAGCTG GTCTCCTTCTCCGAGTCCGGCTCCTTGGGCACCTCCTCCGGCAGCGACGTGACCTCGCTGTCCTCCCAGCTCCCCGACACCCCCAACAGCATGGTACCCAGCCCGGCCGAGACGTGA